A single region of the Impatiens glandulifera unplaced genomic scaffold, dImpGla2.1, whole genome shotgun sequence genome encodes:
- the LOC124917733 gene encoding NADH-ubiquinone oxidoreductase chain 4 has product EGSGYLLELRPTTTGQFCFGANPYSTIIIGVWGSRQRKIKAAYQFFLYTLLGSVFMLLAILLILLQTGTTDLQILLTTEFSERRQIFLWIAFFASFAVKVPMVPVHIWLPEAHVEAPTAGSVILAGILLKLGTYGFLRFSIPIFPEATLCFTPFIYTLSAIAIIYTSLTTLRQIDLKKIIAYSSVAHMNLVTIGMFSLNIQGIGGSILLMLSHGLVSSALFLCVGVLYDRHKTRLVRYYGGLVSTMPNFSTIFFFFTLANMSLPGTSSFIGEFLILVGAFQRNSLVATLAALGMILGAAYSLWLYNRVVSGNLKPDFLHKFSDPNGREVSIFIPFLVGVVRMGVYPKVFPDRMHTSVSNLVQHGKFH; this is encoded by the exons GAAGGGAGTGGCTACCTACTGGAGCTTCGACCAACCACCACCGGTCAATTCTGCTTTGGGGCCAACCCTTACTCTACCATTATTATAGGGGTATGGGGCTCGAGACAAAGAAAGATCAAGGCAGCATATCAGTTTTTCCTTTATACTTTACTTGGATCTGTTTTTATGCTATTAGCTATTCTGTTGATTCTTCTCCAAACAGGAACCACcgatttacaaatattattaaccacagAATTTAGTGAGCGGCGCCAAATCTTTCTATGGATTGCTTTTTTCGCCTCTTTCGCCGTCAAAGTGCCTATGGTACCAGTTCATATTTGGTTACCCGAAGCTCATGTAGAGGCACCTACGGCAGGATCCGTCATCTTGGCAGgaattcttttaaaattggGAACCTACGGGTTTTTAAGATTTTCAATACCCATCTTTCCCGAAGCGACACTTTGTTTCACTCCTTTCATTTATACTTTAAGCGCGATTGCTATAATATATACTTCCTTGACTACTTTAAGACAGATCGATCTTAAGAAGATCATTGCTTACTCCTCAGTAGCTCATATGAATCTGGTGACTATTGGTATGTTTAGTCTGAACATACAGGGAATTGGAGGTAGCATTTTACTGATGTTAAGTCATGGACTGGTTTCTTCAGCCCTTTTTCTATGTGTTGGTGTTCTATATGACCGACATAAGACTCGACTTGTTAGATATTATGGAGGTTTAGTGAGCACCATGCCGAATTTCTCTaccattttcttcttttttactTTGGCCAATATGAGTTTACCTGGTACTAGCAGCTTTATTGGGGAATTTCTTATCTTAGTAGGAGCTTTCCAAAGAAATAGCTTAGTAGCCACATTAGCGGCGCTTGGGATGATTTTAGGCGCGGCCTATTCCCTTTGGCTATATAATCGTGTGGTTTCTGGGAATTTAAAACCCGATTTCCTCCATAAATTCTCCGATCCAAATGGCAGAGAAGTTTCCATATTTATACCTTTTCTTGTTGGAG TTGTTCGGATGGGTGTTTACCCCAAAGTGTTCCCGGACCGCATGCATACATCCGTAAGTAACTTAGTGCAACATGGCAAATTTCATTGA